The nucleotide sequence aaaacaacaaaaacaagacaaaatattacaaaagtcagacacaaagtgacaaaaaaaatggacaaatgacataagcgagacaaaagagagacaaaatgacaaaaacgatacataaaaaaacaatgaataaagcaaaacacaatgtgacaaaaaacacaagtgagaaaaaaggaaacacaaaacaaaaatgagaaacaaaatgacaaaaacataagacaaacgacaagtcagacaaaaaacaagacaaaatattacaaaaatgaggcacgaaatgacaacagaacaatgagcaatttaatattttactttacgatcaaaataacttgtcaaggtctagaaattattttaaatttacagttttacaaatttacaatttgcagttaatttcttctctgtaattttttacactttacaaagtcttcCCCAcaggctggattggaccctctggtggggctgcatgtttgactcCCCTGTTTTAGACAAtgccaaaatgatacaaattggtaatcatttttaaaatatctgtttttaaattgtatttattgatGTTTCATTCCCTCAACCATAAtagacatttatatttatcaaaTGGTCAGCAATAACAGGAAGAGGCATAGCTTTCTGTGAAATAAGGTAACACAGGTTCATTGCCTTTAACGTGTGCAGACTCCTCCTGAGTCATTGGTATTTTCTAAATATCACTCTGGCCTTTCCTGTCTGCAGTGGACAGTTTGCCATCGTCCGTAAATGTAAGGAGAAAAGCACCAGCATTGAGTATGCGGCCAAGTTCATCAAGAAGCGGCGACTGTCGTCCAGCCGGCGGGGGGTGAGCCGTGAAGAGATCGAGCGTGAGGTCAACATCCTGAGGGAGATCCAGCACAGCAACATCATCACCCTacatgacatttttgaaaacaagacCGACGTGATCCTGATCCTGGAACTGGTGTCCGGAGGGGAGCTGTTTGACTTTCTGGCTGAGAAGGAATCTCTGACTGAGGAGGAGGCCACGCAGTTTCTCAAGCAGATCCTGGACGGCGTTCACTATCTCCACTCCAAACGCATTGCTCACTTTGACCTCAAGGTTAGCGGTCTGTGGGGAATTGTGGGCCTGCAGTGGTAGATCACTTGCTAGTGAGAAGTTCAGTTTAGTTGTTAGCAGAAGTTTATGTAATCCTGCAAGTATGTGGCACTTCTGTCTTTGGAGATGTTTTCCATCAGTAGTGTGAAACAAAGCCAACACACAAGACTGCCCTGCTGCATGGGGGAGGGTGGGAACAAGCTATTATAGGCAAAATATCTTTGCATCAATAccataataatatattttgctgTTAGCGAAGTTGATATAGAAACCAGAAAATTGGCATTGGCTACATGGCATCTCTGCTGTTTTGCCTTAAGGTTATTGTTTAATAAAGGGGAAACACTGCAGGTGAATAGGGTAACATTTTAAACTTCATATCTCCGTGAAACTTCCCTGCTTGATTATTTGCAAcaatacagtgatttttttaaaaatacaagtaaTTAATAGGTTATGTTTATACATGGAAATGAGGTATTAGAAATCTAAAAATCAAACCCtaagttgcatttattttgatattAGACTCTGGACATTAATACAAAATCTTCTGTCTTTCCACCCAGTAATgtatagtcattttgttttatcttgCAGCCTGAGAATATCATGCTGCTGGACAAGAACGTCCCCAACCCCAGGATCAAGCTGATCGATTTTGGGATCGCCCATCAGATTAAAGCAGGAAACGAGTTCAAGAACATCTTTGGAACACCAGAGTTTGTTGGTAAGAGCATGTGATCTCAACAATATTCATTCACTTTGCTTAAAGTAATACAGTAGTGGATGTGTGCCACATGTGACTGCTTCCAGTTTggcatttgttatttttttcatgtcagtttTAATTTTGTCATCACATGCCACATAGGTGTCCTGGCCATCTATTGACTACATAGCACTACATGGCGTAGTGTCAGAAAGTGTCCATGCAGGCCTGTCAGTTAGCGTTGTAAGAGGATGGTCAtgtgcagagcagagcagagcagagcaggggTGGAATGCCTGGTAGGATggtgcagcaacaacaacctgaCTCTGAATGTGGACAAAACTATAGAGCTAGTGGTTGACTTCAGGAGGGCACCAGCTGACCACACAACGGCTCCACAGTTGAGAGTGTCAAGAGCACTAAATTCCTGGGGGTGCACATCACAGATGGCCCTAGCTGGTCTCTCCACACCAACTCTACAATGAAGAAAGCACAACAACGCCTACACTTCCTGAGGAGACTGAAGAGAGCCAGCCTTCCAACTCCCATTCTGACCACCTTCTACAGGGCCACTGTGGAAAGCGTCCTGACTGGCTGTTTCACCACATGGTTTGGAAACTGCACAGAAGTGGATCGCAGATCTCTGCAACGTGTGGTCAAGACAGTGGAGAGGATCATTGGTGCCTCCCTCCAGCTCTCCAGGACATCTACAAGGAACACAGCATACACAGGGCCACCTCCATCATGAAGGACCCCTCCCACCCCTCACATGGACTGTTTGTTGCCCTCCTGTCAATAAAGAGACTGCGCAGCATCAGAACCCGCACATCAgggttctgcagcagcttctttcCACAGGCAGTCAGACTGTTGAACACCCGGCGGCTAAAACACATGAAGACCTGCACACACACCCATCACCTCCAAACTCAAAACTGCAGTCACATTAATCTCACCCATTATCACCCCAGTAGCGAGTATGATTTTGTCTGATGTATGCTTtgtttaaaagtcttttttaatttaccttatatttattttgccttatatttattcttattttttatagTATTACTTTTACTTCTGCACTGTGAATGGATGTGGGAAACGTTGTTTCGTTTAACTGTGTACTATGTACattgctgaatgacaataaagcttaaGTTGAAGTTGATGTGCTTCAGATCACATCTGGTTTATATTAAAGTGTTCTTTCCTCTGTGCTTTACAGCTCCAGAAATAGTCAACTATGAGCCACTTGGGCTGGAGGCAGATATGTGGTAAGctgtcagcatgtttttttttttttgcccccctCTGAAGCTGTATACAAAACCCGCTGACGGTTTTCATTCATCTTCTCTTCTCTGCAGGAGCATCGGAGTAATCACATACATCCTGTGAGTAATGCTTCACATCAAAATGCCCGTTGACATTAGTACAAACAGAAATCACTTCAGTCCTCCTCATCATTTGTGGTCTAAAGCAAAGATTCTGTCTGTTAGGCTGAGTGGTGCTTCACCATTTCTGGGCGAGACCAAGCAGGAGACTCTGACCAACATATCTGCTGTCAACTACGACTTTGATGAGGAGTATTTCAGCAACACCAGTGAGCTGGCAAAAGACTTCATACGCCGTCTGTTGGTCAAGGATCCCAAGTAATCATATCTTCATAccttattcagtttttttttctttgtatggttaaaaaaatcccttttaatggaggaggagctgatgttaatttatttttttacctcttAACTTTCTTTTTCAAGACGCCatataaatgattttttattataaaagtagagaaaacattaaagctACTGCTTGgtctttttctgatgtttttttttgtaggaaGAGAATGACCATTGATGACAGTCTTGAGCACCCTTGGATTAAGGTCTGTATTTTAACcagaatttgtattttttatttatacagtataTAGCATAACATTCACAGTCACATATTGATTCAGGTGACGTGCTTACACTTTCATCACAATTCCTTTGCAAAGCAAATTTAGGGAATCCTGCgagaaaatctttatttttgtgaagGATTTATCCAATAAAGCTACAcatctgtcattttcagacatCGTCTCAAGTGTCATCATTGTTCAGAGTATATCATCAAATACAATCCTTTTTTCTTACCTTTACATTTTATCCTCTTCAGGTGATCAAGAGGCGTAACGTACGTCAAGAGGACAGAGACCACAAACCTGAGCGCCGGCGTCTGAAGACCACTCGCCTGAAGGAGTACACCATCAAGTCTCACTCCAGCATGCCTCCCAACAACACCTATGTCAACTTCGAGCGCTTCTCCCAGGTGCTCGAGGAGATCGCAGCTGCAGAGGAAGGCCTGAAGGAGCTGGAGCGCAATCAACGCTCTTGCCGGGAGGACGTAGCAGCGCTGCTGTCCATATACGAGGAGAAGGAGGGTTGGTACAAGGAGGAGAACCAGAGCATCTTCAGCGACCTGAGCCACATCCGCCAAGAGCTGCAGCGCACACAGGCTCAGCGCAAGAAGTGCCAGGAGGATGCCCGGCACACCATGCAGGCAGCCAACATCCTTAAGCGCAAATTTGGGCGCCTGGAAAACCGCTACGAGGCTCTGGCTGAGCAGGTGGCCTCTGAGGTCCACTGGGTGGAGGAGCTGGTAAAGTCAATATCGGTGGAGAGGGACGGCCTCAGCTCTGGCAGCATGCCCTGAGCTGGGCCGAGATCCACAAATGACGTTATTATAATTCTCAAGTATCCACCTGCCCGTCTTCTCTGCCTGTGTGGTGCACAGTGGAGTTTGAGTGGGTCAGTTGTCATCATAAgctatgctgctgctgcccatcAGAATACACGTTCCACTATTTTTATGTCACGCTTGGGAGAAGGAGCGAGAAGTAGAGAGGTCATATGCTGAAGACATTCCCCAGTGAAATGGCTCATTCCTgtgttttataatttatttcAGAATTTAGCAATTTTATGTACTGTCATTCAGCTGTAATCGTTAAATATGTTGGCTTCTTTTGCAGATAGACATATTGTCATTAATTTTTGCTTTAGTCTGgttatcatttttaaaacaaatcttaATTTCCTAGAGCTTGAAAAGACATAAATGTTCCTGCCTCAGGTTGCTGGCCAGCAGTGTGAGAAAGTTTCACAAAATATGCCATATTATAGCGGTTTGTGTGGCATTCCAGGAGAATTTATTCATGTGGttaaatgcattttacatttgagTTCAGCTGACCTTAAAAATTACCTTATATCTGTGGACAGATTGTTGACTTTAAACAATGCAATAAGCACTAACTCAGCACAGTACAAAAGGACATTTTACAGTAGCAAGTTATTTTACATATCTGGTATTttcagatatgtttttttttaatgtttcttggATGCAAACATTTAGATTGTAATACTAATTTCAGGTAAAATAGAGAAGCATATGAGATTGTTtaattagttttcatttttgattactTGGAAAAAGTGACTggaaatttttttcctttatataTACTGAGTTGTTTAGCTATCCTGATATCCTCTCAAGTTAGCTTAGTTTAACATTTAGAACTGActggaaatgtattttctgatcATCTGATTACTATTTGACCTATAATTAGCATCAAATtacgtgtttgtttttttcacaggaAATATCCCAGAAAATAGCAAGAAAGTTAATTTATGATTTTGTAGAGCAATGACAGATTTGGGAATGTATAAAGTTGTCTTTCCAGTGCCTGTAAACTGATTGACCTCATTGCTTCTGTGAGCACTGGTCTGTCATTATTATTTCTAATGTCTTAAAACGCAGCAACTTTTGCACAGCAGCCTTGGAAACCAAATAGTGTGCATGGAAACATTCTCTGTATACTGTAACTGTGTCGATGTTTGCGTTCAGACCATCTCTGCACACTTGAAACGTTCCATTGATAAGTTTCACATCCAGCCAACACATTCCCTATGTATAGCATAGAAAGCATATTGTAGTCTGTAGTATTTTTCAGTAGAGATATGTACTCATTTGCACTTAAATGATTATAGCAatgttcaaaaatatgttttaatctgTCTCTTGGAGTAAGAAAGAGCTGTAAAACTAAGTGTCTGGGCTtgttacaaataaacaaagttaTCACTGAGACAAGCTGTGTGTTGTTACTGTCTATACTACTCTGATGACAACATGTACTCAGCTCAGTACAGCGTTGCCTTCAACAGAATTGGTATCAAGGATTCCCTCTGGTGGTGGTTCAACAAAATACAtgagatatttaaaaaatctgccttCAGTGTGAACCTCACATGGAGCAttgaaacaacataaaaatcaaaaagaatCTGGGTGTTTGTCTCATAAATCTGTTGTTTGTAGCTGCAGTATTGGAAAGAATTAGTATTtagagattttattttgataacAGTAGCAATATCACAATAGAAAAATAATGGCCAATTTAAATCTAACAAAGTTTTATCAGCAAAATATACTGAAGGTATCAAAGGTAAAAGATGAATAAGTGTGAGGGAGCTGGAAAGCATCCCCCTCACTAAGGAAAGTATGCATGCTTATTGACAGTTGGACAGACTGAtacaagtttatttattttgttttgtgttggggGGGAAACCTGTTAACCTCTCTCTCTTGAGCTTGACTTCAGGGGGTGTGTTCCATGGAGTGAACACATGAGGATGCAGCAGTTGTCACTTATCTGATTAGACAGAATTGAGAgatcagagaggagagaggggaggggttACAGGGGGGGATTTTTGAATAAGTTTGAtctttttttagtatttctttGGTTCATTATGCATTGTCTTTCATTTGTATCAGATTGTTAATTGCATTTATGTGTTTTAAGTATAAAGGATgtttaatattgtgttttttaatagaaGTGTGGGCAGGTCGCTGAGGTGGGAAATCAGTGCGGTGTGTGAGAAGGAGGGGGTCAGGTGGaaactctgctgctgcaacTGCCATCATCGACTGCACCTGGGTGACTCCTTTGTCTGACTGTTTGTTTGGTGGgctgtattttgtacatggaaaCTAGTAAAAAACTGGAGCTCTGGAGCAAAACCTCCGGTTGTTTGGCTGCTTTTTATGGTGCCATCATGCGTTGCCTTTAATGCCGTTCGATTCATCTGAATTGTAGAGGTTTATCACTACCAAAACCCTACAATAAGATAAAGAAAttcacttgaatttcccttagAATCTGACTGTTAAAAAATCCCATCTACATAAAgacaaaagtaaaatattgtttttaaatgggtTTATTTGTATATTAATTGTGGCAATAATAAATAACCTTGAAATTATTTATAGTTCATTATGACTGTTTTCTGATGATAAATGTATCAAATTCCATCTCCAAGATAAGCAATAATCTGTCATGTTTGTAAACTTTGACAGTGTACAGCAACCTTTGTGTGACAGTGTAAACTGCTCAGTTGTTCTCTTTGAGTATAAATGATACCAAgtatttttaaaaccattttgaaACAAATGGATAACCAGAGCCAACTGCTACAATCACTACAATGAAATAAAGAGAGGTCGAGAGAAAGAACTGCTCGTCTTTGTATTGAAATCAACTCTGGAGTGTGTGAGACACTAGCGCTTACAGAAAATCTTGGCAGTGGTCTCAGGAGAGCTGCAGTTCATGATTTCAGTTCTGTGTGATTGAACTGTCTTTGCAACGTACAAAATAAAGAGCTTAAAGATGTGTGGTGCTCCATGTTGTCTCCTCGGTTTTTCTCTGTCCTAGTCCAGATAACAGACATTCTCAGACAGCAGGAATGTTACTTGTTTATGCATCTTTCAGAGAGTTAATATGGGCGCAGAGTTTGAGTGCAGGTCCCAGTTTAAGGTTCATGGTGTTGACCAGGTGATCCTCGGTGAGAAGCAGCAGAGCCTGTCCATCTATTTCCTGGGAGCGAAACTCCTCGGCTACATCCAAACCACCTGCACAGAAGGAAGGAGAGACACACTGTAAGGTTTCTGCCACTAGAGTGTGTAACCTGtgttcttttaatgtttttatgtgtcGCTCACATACTATGATCTTTATATTACTTTTTAAACCTTTTCAGCAAAAGTGAACAAACTTCTTaatcagtttttatcagaatTGATTGCTGATTCTATACAGTTTTTATGTCCTGGGGATTTCTGAACCTATCTCTCCTTATTCATTTAGATAGGAGCCTTTTCTTCTTAGCCTGACCTGCATCCAATGAGTCAGACTAAGTATAACTATAATAGCTGTTAATGTTAATAATATTGTTAAAGATAACATCAGCACTGTTGTAGTTTAAATTTTCATTCAGCTCAAACCACTACAGTTACAGAAGTTATATATCTATGTTGGCTGTCATGCTGAAAGTAGTATTTTTGTTACCGTAACATCATTTGATAAACTGTGAGAAAATAAGTCTAACCACCTGATGAGCACATCTTTAACAGCTGCTGAAATGGTGGTTAGACAGTTTTGTACTGGGGGATCCTAAATTTTAGATCTGAGATGAAACACACTGGGAGATGTCCCAGCACTTGGCACAGATTGTGAACTGAACTCAAATCacttaaaatgtctgttttggCCCAGAAATCATTTT is from Amphiprion ocellaris isolate individual 3 ecotype Okinawa chromosome 10, ASM2253959v1, whole genome shotgun sequence and encodes:
- the dapk3 gene encoding death-associated protein kinase 3, producing the protein MAGFRQEDVELYYEMGEELGSGQFAIVRKCKEKSTSIEYAAKFIKKRRLSSSRRGVSREEIEREVNILREIQHSNIITLHDIFENKTDVILILELVSGGELFDFLAEKESLTEEEATQFLKQILDGVHYLHSKRIAHFDLKPENIMLLDKNVPNPRIKLIDFGIAHQIKAGNEFKNIFGTPEFVAPEIVNYEPLGLEADMWSIGVITYILLSGASPFLGETKQETLTNISAVNYDFDEEYFSNTSELAKDFIRRLLVKDPKKRMTIDDSLEHPWIKVIKRRNVRQEDRDHKPERRRLKTTRLKEYTIKSHSSMPPNNTYVNFERFSQVLEEIAAAEEGLKELERNQRSCREDVAALLSIYEEKEGWYKEENQSIFSDLSHIRQELQRTQAQRKKCQEDARHTMQAANILKRKFGRLENRYEALAEQVASEVHWVEELVKSISVERDGLSSGSMP